The DNA sequence TGGCGGCGCTCTGTGTCCACACTCACTGCTCCCACGGAACAAACTCCCCAAGAGGAAACGCACACGACATGGCTAGACATGTTGGGCATCGTCAGACATATTACGTTTTATTTACAATGCTTGGGCCAAGAGTTTGGTGCGAACGTCATATTTGGGGGCATGCAAGTCGTGTGTGCGGGTGTCTTTAGGATGTGGTGCTAAAGGGGGTCTCGCTGGGGGGCCGGTGGACAGAGCACCACTCACCAGTCTCCATGCTGGATCTCCTGCCTCTTGCGGCCATCAAACGACACCCAGGCCGTGTTCCTGGCGACGGGGGAGAGGGTGatctgtggggggggaggggggggaggggggggggggcgagggggtttCAGTTAATTCATTATCAGTTATAGCAGTTATTAGTATTATAcagccctgaccctaaccatgGTAAGGGTTATTCCGaactttatttattaatgtagtAAGAAATACCTCAGTTAACGTGAAGACAATTAGAGTAATCTACATCATGACCTTCAGTAAATGCTTTCTAGTTTTTAGTGTACCCTTTAAAAGTAGGGTACGTACCCATAAAGattgtatcagcgatgttggaTGAggtcacttctgttggtatatgaagcgagatcccaaacaaccagagccagctcgcccctccctcccgtgtttcgtgcatccagtcaaaactatcatgaacgcagcgccaAACCAAACAACACCCAACCCtggtcggtgattggttggaacactatttattttggttctgagtggttggtagtaccatttgtttttgcgTACGGTCTCGGAGCacaggctgcctacagagacgcgTTTTTCTGACGGCCTGCTTATGTAGCGGGCAGCCAGCGGATCgagaggaaagatcagatggttgtgatcatttatgtttcagcctagaatcgctgatacaacctttaaaaaGTAAAGTGTGTACCCTTAAAAAGTAAAGCGCGTACACTTAAAAAGTAAAGTGTGAAATGCCGGTCTCTCACCATGAGCTCCACGCCGGCCGGCACCACGATGGGCCTGAAGGAGAGCGAGTGTGGGCAGATGGGCGTCACCATGATGGCCGGGACGTTGGGGTGGATCATGGaggcgcccgccgccgccgcgtacGCCGTGCTGCCCGTCGGCGTGGAGACGATGACACCTAgcacggagagggagggagagagagagagagagagagagagagagagagagagagacagagacagagagacagagaaacagagagacagagagagagagagagagagagagagagagagagatttagttTAACGTACAATGTGAGACTTTTCTtcagctttttgttttttagcCTATACATGAATGTTTAATATTGTGTGAACAGCTTTGCCTAAATGCTGGTGGATATGATGATGGAACTCAATAAAGCTCAAGATATCCCTCTAGTGGGCCGAGCTGGTAACAGCAGGGTGACCTATTTACTCAAGGTAACCAGCAAGGGCTGTAACGCATGTAAAGGTAATGTTGCATTTTTATTAAAGGTTTTACAAAGAAAAATGTGATAACTGGattcattttgaaaaaaatagcTACTATCCATCCTGTCTGCGTGTGGTGGCATGGTGTAATTAAAGCCACGGGCCTTATCCACCAACCGCTGAAttcaacccccctcccctcactgctAGCCTCCAGAACCAGCGGTGCCTCGTGGCCGCTCCCTCACCGTCGCCCTGCACCGACGTGATGAGACGCCCGTTCAGGTACAGGTCCACGTTGGACAGGTAGGAGGACGGGCCCctgtccaccaccacctcgttcaacacctgcacacgcacgcacacacacacacacacacacacacacacacacagactatgtgaagcaaaataaataacaactgaTACCAGCCATGATAACTTTCCCTCCCTAACGACATCACGTCACAAAGATGAAGATAAAAATAAGTCCCACAGGAGCAGCCACTCCTCTATCGCTTTACAAGTACATCCTGCAGCCGTTACACccaagcagcccccccccccccccccgccctatgACGTTCAAACAGGCCACGTCGCAGGGCCATCTCCCCttaacaaccaatcacagctcaaCCAAAATGCTCAGGCTTGCGACTTCATGTAAATGGACTACATTTGCACGGGCTTTGGGGTTCAATAGGCGTCCGTTCATATTGTAATATCGTTATTGGAACACAGAGTAGACCCAGTGTGCTCGGAGGGGTCCAGACTCTGTAACCGTGGTGATCAGCCCGTTGCAGCAGACCTTGGGTGACTGGCCGGCTGGGCCCGACATGAGGTCACCCCGGCTGGGGGCCAGACCCAGACCGCAGCTGCTCATAAACCCCCCCACcattgaggaggggggggcgggtcaGGGCAGGTGGTCCTggtgacaggtgtgtgtgtctcagtcagtgtgtctgtcagtgtgtgtgtgtgtgtgtgtgtgtgtcattgtgtgtgtgtgtgtgtgtgtgtgtgtgtgtgtgtgtgtgtgtgtgtgtcagctggtctgtgtgtgtgtgtgtcagctggtctgtgtgtgtgtgtgtgtgtgtgtctcagtgtgtgtgtgtgtgtgtgtgtgtgtgtcagctggtctgtgtgtgtgtgtgtgtgtgtgtggcatgttgTTGTCCGGGAGTGTCACACTCCGGCATCAGAGCAAACTCACATCCCTCGGCTCAGCCATTGCCACGGTCTCTACGGCAACAGGCTCAACAGAGCCCAACAAtatcccacccctccctccccacccgaCTTTTATTTCTTGCTCTTCCTCCAGCTGCTTTATTATGACTGTTGCCATGGCGACTCGGACATGGCCCCGAGGGCTGGTGCCTGCGTACGTCCTTGCGCAGACGGAGGCAAACGCGCAGATGGAAATGTTTGGAAGTCGATCGCCaaggcaaaaacacacactctcattcacacacacacacaaacacacactctcattcacacacagacacacaaacacacactctcattcacacagacacccaaacacacactctcattcacacgcagatacaaacacacacacacacacacacacacacacacacacacacacacacacagatgccatCTTCCTGTTTGAGGGGCTCGGCTGGGGGACGGTTCTTGTCCATTACATCATTTGGCTGTGAGCTGAACAGCGGGGAGCTAAGCGGTGACGTTGGGTTAAGGTCACAGCAGCCCCGGGGGGAAATGCTCTCAGAACCGCACTTGTATCAACACAGCTGTACTGACCGGTCACCTGGCATCCCATAATAATGACACACTGCTCCAGCCCCGAGGACTGAGAGAAACGGGTGTCAGAGCAAGATGTGCTTAGACAACAGCTTGGGCTTCTAATGACTGTTATACAAAGGTAGCCATACTCCTATTTATAAATACACTGAATAGTAAGGACCTGGTAATAGTAACCTAATAGTATCAGCATCACATGCATTATTAATCAAAAAGGTACTGACCGCAAACCCTATTATCAAAACATTGACAAAGTGCATGAATGTCCACCATATGCAGTGAAGGCAGGTCTACACGGGTTTAACCTGCAAATAACATAACAGCGACCGTCCGATCTTGCTGGGTCTGAGTGGTAAaacatgatttttttatttttcgtttGATCGGTCGGGTCAGTACAACAGTTGAGAACGCTCGGACCACAGTGGAGAGGATCTCATCCCCACACAGGCCCAGACGGGTCCCTGCACCAGACGTTCCCAAAACAACAGAAATGACGGGTAGTGGGAAAGCAAGCAGATCTGATTGTTTTCTTTGGCACCCAAGCACGGCAAAATATAAATGAACAAAGCCTGGACTACATCCCAGCCGCCCGTGCTTTTTCTAATAACATATTTTTTTCAAGAAATAAGCACGAAGAGGCAGGATATAAACAGTGGGCATAAAAAGAGACCAAAGCCCAATGCTCTGCTAGTCCCACAGGTAACTCTACTACCAGATAGCTCGAATTTGTAAATTTGTCCAAAATATAAACCACGACTCCGGGGCCTCACCTGAAGCTGCAGGGTGACCTTGCCGGCGTCTCCACCAGGGGGTCCGTGGGGGCAGAGGAAGCCGTtgtgctcctccccctgctcctccccccccgcctgctgctgctgccccccctcccccccctccccctccccctcctcctcttcctcatgggGCTGCTGCACTGCAGCCTTCACCACCTTCACCTTCAGCCGGCTGCGCAGGGTGATGGCCGCGTTGCctggatgcacgcacacacgggtacgcagacacacacacacgggcacacacacagacacacgcatcggcacacacacacacacacacacgtgaaagttaatgtatttcaatgttcaatgttttACGCTTAATTGCTTTGActgcttttgtaaaaaaaatatattatatgtatatcgATCAAAGCGCCCAAAGGAATTTTCTGAATAGAACCAATGTAGTACAAGAAGCATCGATTCAGTGGCCAGTTTGCTGATATTCCAACACATTCACCTATGAACCAATACATTCAAACCGTACTCCCACATACCTTCCAACACTTTGGCCACCTCCGTCTTGAATGACTCAAACTTGAAGGGTGTGAGAAATCCCAGCGAGCCCAGATGGAAGGCCATGACTGGAGGGACGCTGCCCTGAGACAACAGGATAAACCGTCAGCCTGAGGGTTCAACACACTGAATGAGGCAGGCACCgccactttatttatatagcagaCTCAacgtgcttcacatagaaacattgtcatgaaataaaattaaataatataatggataggtaaaagaaaacaaaagatcTAGTAAAAAGTGCACAATAAAATTCATACGTAAGAGAAAACTgaaggcaaagtaaaaaaaaatgaaagtgcaatgaatttaagatttagcagaaagctaatgcaaacataaaagtcttcctTCGCTTTTTAAAAGTgttcagagttggggcaagttgtaaatcctcagggagtatattccagctatttgttgcatagtaactaaatcctgctttcccacgCTTCGTGTTTATTCTGGGGaaagattggtctcagaagatcctAGCGGTCTAGAAGGCTTAAGTAGTGGAAACATTTCAATTCAAAGTGTGAGTACCTGGAACAGAGAGGACGCGTAGAGCAGAGTGCCGTCTCCGCCCAGGCAGATGATGAGGTCAATGCAGTCCGAGATGTCGTCGAAACCTGGGCTCCATTGAAACCAAACCAGGGATCAATTATTGGATCAATCACCATCGCACTCAACGCCTGAGGTAAGATTAACAAGACGTGTAAATCTCATCACCAAGgaatagggatgcaccgaatttaAAATTctcggccgaaaccgaaaaccGAAAATGAGGAAACCAAGGCTGAAAACCAAAAACCGAAACACCGTAAGAAATTATTATGACAATTATTAGTAAcatttagggttgccgcggtatacggtattaggTTAGAAAGGTTAAAAGTCTGGCAGTTTGTCTttgcactgttttatttttgatgtgttttttcataaaaaataaaatatatacaaacctaatagataggctacctaataaagcgttggaacacgcaagaccggtaaccatagcaaaaaaaaaacgcaaagctcaatccctacgagagctccccgcgctacggccatccggaggcgcacagagcttttggccgttatattatatataaaattatattatactattcgTTATACCGATAATTGGCGTgctgccagacgctgtcactgagtgtgagaggagagttcacggagaagatggcggttgacctagtttcaaagtttataccgtttatactcgatAATACAACCCTAGTACCATTGCATTTATGGCTATGACTGTGTACTAACTTCGTTAAAATCAAGGcattgcaatttttgcaaatcgctatacgtgggtctttctcagaaacattgaaaaacgtcCACACCGCAGACATATTGGCGCTTCCAGACAAGCGTGTGCTTCTGTTTCGGCCGTGTTGTTTTGGTGATAAAAGTATTTCGGCCGAAAACCGAAAATGCGCTTTTGTTCCATTTTCGGCCGAAATTTTTCGGTGGCCGaaaattcggtgcatccctaccaAGGAATGTACACATCAAATATTtgggtttattattttttggagAAGGCTCACGGGGCAGGTTTGAGAGTTGTACTGAGAGATCAGCAGACaacgatttaaaaaaataaataaaactctctctctgctctctccctcctgatgAATCCGAACCATTTAGTAGCGATGCATTCACGCTATTGTGTGTCACCTGCCTCTGTCAGCTGACAGCGGCAGGCATGCAGTCAACTGGACGAAACCTTCTCAGAGCAGTTCACTCACTAACAGCTGCCTAAACAAGAAATCTAGCGCctaaatcttacctacagcacctttagtCCAACACTATTAGTTAGCCTGGACTAAAAGTAAAACGTACCAATCTGAAGACCTTTTCAGTTTCTGAGAAAATACCGCATCAAACAGATGCATCAAACAAACATGCACTTGGGCAATGATGGTGGGCATGAGGACAGACAGTGGCCCCACCTTCTCTGAAGGTACAGAGTTGGTTACAGATGGATCCAAACAGCTCGTCGTCTTTAAGGGTGCCGTCCTCAACCACTCTGCGCTCCACATACACCATCAGCTGCTTCTCCTTGGACGCACAGACGGGATTGGTGAACACAAGACATGTGACGCGCAAGTACTCGAGTACTCATGTACTCAAGTACTCGATCTGGATGTTTTCGTTGACTGACATTGCCTAGAGTTAAACGTTATTTGTTCAGTTATCTTCTTGACTCATTTCTTATTTGTTTCCTCATGAGTCCTACCTGGATAACTGACTGAAGCCCGGTTTTAGATGACCCGGTTCAATTAATGAGTTTCAAATTGCACTCGATCGCCCTAGATCTTGATCTTGAAGGCATTAGATAACCACAGATtcacatttctcttttgtgagcAGTGCTCAAGTAGTACTTAAGTAGCACACAATATCACAGGAGTACTTCAAATATACTGAAAACGCACATCCATAGTCAACATACACACGCTCCcccagtaaacacacacatcagctaGCATGAGTGGACAGTAGGGCTGAAAGATTTGAGGAATAATATAATTGCGATAAtttcgaccaatattgcgattgtgATCCAGTATGTGATTTAGTTTTACAGTTCCTCATGTTCTGTATTgttcactaaacaagcaataaatcattctataaTATGACCAACataacattggaagcagtcaacatataattATGTACTTAAATATAAATACGAATCTTACAGATCTCCTGTCAGTAACAACGTTTTTGTACTTTGACCGATTAATCGGTCAGCCCCGGAGGACGGGATAGCGGACAGGGCAGCGGACGGTACCTCCACGAGGTAGCGGCAGAGCTCCTTGAAGGGCTCCACCAGGCTCTCGTCATGGATCTTCCTGATGACCAGCACGTTGGACGGGGGGTTGGTCCAGGTGAGCCTCTGGCTCGCCGGGTCCTGGATGTGCCTGGAAGAACACAACAAACAgtcaaaatcacacacacacacacacaaaccgatcATAGACACCGCAGGTACAGATTATAGGTTCAAAAGGGGTTCAAGGGTGGCACAAATAACAAACCAAATCTCAAGAaagtaaaatattaaataaaatattaaataaagtaCTACGATGTAATTGTTGCAGATTTTCGGTTTGTTACACGTAAAATGTGGATAGGGTACGGTAGGATTTAGAATTGGATCACGCATTATTGTTAGATATCAACGTTAGAGATGAATGAGTATTACCTTCggtcatccattcattcatgttAGATACAAGGTGGATATGAGGTCCAAACTCCAAACAGAACACACTTTCGGTTTTTCTTCCATCTGCGTCTAAACAACTGCCTGTGAATCTGTAAATTCGTATCTCTCACCATGCGTGACTCCTTCCCTTTGATTCGTTTGAATGGTAGATGGCAGACATGATGGTAAAGAGCTCAGAAAGTTTATTCTCAAACAGGTCCAAGGCTGTTGTGGTATGGCCTGACAAACTGACAATCCGGAATTTGTTGAGTCTTCAATGGACCGTCCCACTTACGGGCAGCACCCAATCACAGCTTGCCCATGGCCATTCTATGTTATCTTTTTTCTGACAGGGAAGTGTTGTGCAAGCTTCTGTGTCAATGTCCAAACAGGGCGAAACTAACTACAGAatcaaaacaatcaaaacacgTTTTTCATGTGACGTTCTTTGTGTTCAAACCTAATGTGTTTGAACACTGTCATTACATCAGCAATCTTACATGACTGAAGTGGGATTGGGTAGAATACAGGCTTTGGGTCCAAAGTGGGTGGCAGGGTATGGTCCATGGAGAAAATGGGCTCTCCTGTAAAAGGGAAGTAAGAAGCAAAAATATATGGGTAGATGACAAATGGGGGTGAAACAGAAATTTTTAAATTTCTAAATTGCTTGAGAATTATATGAATTTGTAACGTTCAAATACTGACGGGTTTGAAACTGCTAGAGGTTAGcagattttttttctcattatgGAATTTATTAAGCTTCTCACAAAGGTCCAGACAAAATTGACATGACATAACCATAAAATTCAAATATCTAGATgttattgatttaaaataaaaataaggtaTGCTTAAGTTTAGGAAGTATTCTCAAAGAATGATAATTCAAATTCTGCATATGAATTATTTTCACAGCAGTTTTTATCACTCGCTCCCGTGGATTATTTTGGTTATATTATGCAATGTTTTCAAATTACGGTAACATAATTATTAAagctagtagtagtagtaacaaatatttaattgtttttGAAGTGATGTCACACCACAGGACGAAATGGGACACTATATGAACATTTATGGTGACATTTATTGAATAATTTTGTAACAACAACAAGAGAAATTGGCCATTCTGGAGGCATCACTTATAGAACAAATGATCAGACCATAATGACAAATTGTTAGAGACAATATTTAAAATAAGATGTAGAAATTATTGTAGGTAGGATGCAGGTGAAATGGCAAACTTATGTGTTGAACATGAGCCAGTCCAGTTTGGTTTGTTTTGCAACTTGACCATAGGGCTCAGGCTCGGAAATTGTACCAACTATTTCACTCAGAGTAGTAAATACTATCCTCTTTGTAGGCCACTTGAAGGCATTCTTCTTCCCATGTTGGACAATACAGTTTACCTGTATTTCATCTCCCTGCATTTTCAACACTTGGCCCACACATCGCTTCTATTCATATTTCACAATGATGATCTTTCCCACTTCCAACACGTCTTGGTCACTTTCAACATCTTCATCCAAGAAGGACAGGATAGGTGGTCATCTCTTGAGCTGGACTGTCAGTGGTCATTGTGACTTTGGTGAACTTGAAGCAGCCACACACTTTTGGATAGCTGCAGAAGCAACTTACTGCCCTATGAAACACCTCCCCTGGTGTGTACCTTTGCCTTTTACAGctgggaggacaggagggagCAGTTTGTCAAATAATGCTATGTCCTATTCCTCTATGCATTTAATGAACCAGATCTGCCATCCGCTTCAACCAAGCTCCAACCCCATCAGGAGCTCATTTTCCATGGCCCCGTTCACTGTAATTCCAAGCGAGACACTGGATCCCCCCGGTAAATGGCACAGTACTCAATAGGAAATAATTTCCCTTATTGTGATACTGTGTCACAGGACCATCACTGATAAGGTGGAGTGACTCAAACTGTGTGTTATGCTGCATTTTCAAGCACACTCATCGTGCCTCAGAGATTTTGAGACGGTTGCAAAACTTTGAATGGCCATTTTTGTGTAGGCAACCACTGTATGTATGGTTACTTGGTTTATATTTCCACCAAAGTGGAAAGATTGAATTTCTGTGTTCAGTTTGCATCCATCATTTTCAGAGAAATCTACGTGCAACACCAAATTGTTTTCTTGCCATTTCCCCTTTAACTCCCTCCTTTTGGCTGTTTGGTGCATCGAATTAAATTGTTGGGATGCAATTGATTCCAGAAGATGCTGGAAGGTCTCTGCCAGCTCTCCAAACTTGAAATAATCCCAATTTGAGTATTTCCTCAATCAAACGGCCTGTGCATACATTCTTGCACAGCTATTGCTTCTGTTGGCCTGGTCTCTGTTACGTGCTTGGGCCTGTAGCGGGCAAACTGCCGATAAGACATTTGCAGTGTGGAGCTAGATGCTTGGTTGTATTCGGAGGGTAGCTCACTCTAGgtattggttagggttagggttattaggGTTATTTTTCCGGCCTACGGTATCCCTTATCCCTGCCATGAGCCTGCTGTTCTCATCCCTGGAAAGAAAGTTGCTGacttgctgttttttttgtgttggggCTCTTTTCGGCGAAGGTCTGATGGTAGGTTGGCATGCTTTCTTAGCTTTATTCCAGCCGTGCTTTTGAACCCTCATCTTACTATTGACTTTTTCCATGCCATCCAGCATTGCTATTAGCTCCTTGTTTTTTCTTTCAAGACTCTTCGTTTTTGCTGTCAACTTGGATTGAAAAACCTTTTTGGGGGGACTTGGAATTGGGGAAAGAGAACCATGAGCAGGAGAAAGATGAAATGGACTAAAGGACTCATCAAGTTCTTCATGTGATGGGGGAGTGATGTCCAAAATGGCTGCCagatccttcttcttcttcctgttccTTGTTTTTGTATTCTTCCATTCCACACGAAGCTTCGCTCTCTTATGTTTTGGGAGGCTGGTTATGTTTCGTGGTTGGATTTCTCCTTTAGGTTTATTTTCTTGATATCTGTTGACTGAACAGAGACAGCAGTTACAAATGATCACCTTGGAGAATGTTTAACCAACTCCATTTCCCTATTATAAACGTATtcactttcttcttctctccctaaGGATCTCCTCATGCTTGTCTTCATCCTGCGCTAACCTTTCCCAGTACctctttttcatttctttcgCCTCAAACTGACAAAAATCTCTTTAAAAACAATGATCAGGTAACTGTTACTGTTGACTGTTGTGTTTAATATATGTTAAGTATATTTATAATATGTGTAATATTGATATTatgtgtttaatatatatagagaaagatatatttatatgtatgtttaatataaaaaaaattgggCAGTACAGTAACTGAATAAGTTCATTGTTTTAAACCAAAATATAAttcatttttaaaaatatttatattttttctcgAGCTAGAGCAGTCACACCACAGGACTATCAAAAATGGACACGTTCAAGGTCTGACTGAAACtatgaaatgtatcaaatttatAGAGATTCAAGAGATTGACACTCACCTTTCAACCTTCGTAGCACATCGAAACTTCTGGGGGATATCCTGGTAGGGTGCTTGACTAATGGTGCGTTTCTACCGGTGGGTGCGGTTCGGTTtgcaaaggtgcggcacggatcgtatttccaccgccaaaagtgggtgtTACCCGGACTGAGTCGTACTCGTTTGCTGACAGGCCCTCCGTTGATAGGACGACAGAATCGTTACTTCCGGGCGACACggtgataaaaacaaacaaacagtcccCGGGAGGTATTATTCTGGACAATGGACATGTCGCGCAAAACTTTAACTTGGGCGaacatggagatggagaggttcctctgcattcttggtaaggaagacgtgcagagggagcttgatggagcagtttttattgtttttattttatttattgtttttattgagcaggctacaccctgtcgcgctgctatgatgtcacgatgtttacgtagctgccgcggcgatcgacataaggcctaccataagggtactgtcgacggtggaaacgcaacctcggaactgggctgggctataccgccccctcacTACCGGACTGGGGCGAACCGAACCGCAacctccggtggaa is a window from the Gadus chalcogrammus isolate NIFS_2021 chromosome 8, NIFS_Gcha_1.0, whole genome shotgun sequence genome containing:
- the nadkb gene encoding NAD kinase b isoform X2 gives rise to the protein MDSRAESDKIGVPMSGHSGQGPQPSRTSKHRERRSKSPRRRREGKRSQTRGGEQSQPSLQETGYRRLPGQREQSAQTSTATEPADDGSPKRRAHFLHGPYPATHFGPKACILPNPTSVMHIQDPASQRLTWTNPPSNVLVIRKIHDESLVEPFKELCRYLVEEKQLMVYVERRVVEDGTLKDDELFGSICNQLCTFREGFDDISDCIDLIICLGGDGTLLYASSLFQGSVPPVMAFHLGSLGFLTPFKFESFKTEVAKVLEGNAAITLRSRLKVKVVKAAVQQPHEEEEEGEGEGGEGGQQQQAGGEEQGEEHNGFLCPHGPPGGDAGKVTLQLQVLNEVVVDRGPSSYLSNVDLYLNGRLITSVQGDGVIVSTPTGSTAYAAAAGASMIHPNVPAIMVTPICPHSLSFRPIVVPAGVELMITLSPVARNTAWVSFDGRKRQEIQHGDCIKITASCYPVPSICCHDLVYDWFESLAQCLHWNVRKRQAGLAQPSDSSDTEN
- the nadkb gene encoding NAD kinase b isoform X1, with product MRRAEGSDTEDNMDSRAESDKIGVPMSGHSGQGPQPSRTSKHRERRSKSPRRRREGKRSQTRGGEQSQPSLQETGYRRLPGQREQSAQTSTATEPADDGSPKRRAHFLHGPYPATHFGPKACILPNPTSVMHIQDPASQRLTWTNPPSNVLVIRKIHDESLVEPFKELCRYLVEEKQLMVYVERRVVEDGTLKDDELFGSICNQLCTFREGFDDISDCIDLIICLGGDGTLLYASSLFQGSVPPVMAFHLGSLGFLTPFKFESFKTEVAKVLEGNAAITLRSRLKVKVVKAAVQQPHEEEEEGEGEGGEGGQQQQAGGEEQGEEHNGFLCPHGPPGGDAGKVTLQLQVLNEVVVDRGPSSYLSNVDLYLNGRLITSVQGDGVIVSTPTGSTAYAAAAGASMIHPNVPAIMVTPICPHSLSFRPIVVPAGVELMITLSPVARNTAWVSFDGRKRQEIQHGDCIKITASCYPVPSICCHDLVYDWFESLAQCLHWNVRKRQAGLAQPSDSSDTEN